The DNA segment TGTACACATTTACCTTCATGCCTATGTTGGAATTAATTCAAGCACAATTATGCAAATATCTAAAGGTCCTATTTtttgccaaaattttctttattatATAACTTATTTTCATGTCTATCTCTTTATAATTCTTTGCATTGCTAATATAGTGCTCCTTCATCATTTGAACGTCGATTCAAGCAAGAGCTCCCATGTCTCTACAATTATTTTCAAGAATCTTCTCCTAACACGGTATGACTTGCCATTACTTCAAAATAGAGATAGTTATATGCAGTAATCTATTTTGATCTGTGTGTTGTCTATGCTATGGTTCTGTGGTGGTCATCTATGTTTCTGTCATCCTTTCATTGCATATAGCTTGCTTCAACATAAGTTTGTATGGCATATTGGAACTTCACTTATCTTGCCATGTGTTTGTTTTCATGTAACTTCTTTTTTTCAAGCACATAACGTGATGTGGTATTGATGATTAAAAGGACACCTAATGGGGATTAGAATGCCATCACACAATTACGGTAGTCCAAGAGGATGCAGAGAGCTTCGGATTGCTACATCAAAGCCATATGGGCTTAAATGCCTTTGGAGGGCTCATCCTAcacattttattttcttgttagaTTGTAGTAGGATTTGGTCATAAGACACATTTGTTTTGGGCTTTGGCTTGGGCTTGTATGGAATCATCAAAGGGGGATGTCATGCACGCATCTTAAAATGCACACGGTAGAAGATCTTAAAGTGAACACATGTCTCTATCTTATGAATCCCTAACCCTCTCTCTTCTAAAAGGGGGTATATGATATTTATGCAATGGTGGACTCTTGTCCTCGTCCTATGGACCCCTACCCACCACTCTTTTAGAATGAGGTTTGTAGCACTTATCTAAGGGTGGACATTTGCCTCCACCCTATAGATCCCTATCAACTTCTCTTCCAGAAGAGGGTATGTGTCACACATCCAAGGGATATCCATCCTTATAAAAGCATTGTAACCCTCCCATTTTGGAAGGAATGAATAAAGAAATGAAGAATTGAGTGCTTGTAGCCAGTAAGAACCTTAGATGAGAGGTTTAAGTGAGGAGAGAGTTCTCAAGTGTGAGAGGCTCTACCCTATCTTATTTTAATTCCCTCCAGCTTTTCGCGATTCGTCTCATTTGTCTTCATCATAACAGTATCGTCGCCATCATAGCAGCGGCACCACCACCAAAGGCATTAACCACATCAGCTATTGATCGCTGTCAACACAGCCGCCATTGACAATCACCACCTTATACGCCACCGCCTCTACCTCACCATCCACTCGACCACCATTTCAACTTCCAAAGCCAAGATAattagatcattttatttgtgttAAAGGCTGTTTACGAGAGGAATGTTCCCTGCCCTCAAGCCTTATGTGATGTATTAATTTGGAAAATATGATTGATCCAGCTCTTTATTATATTTGGTTTAGGACTAGCTCTTGCTATACTTCATTTCCGGCCCTTCCACCCAAAGTGAGCTTTCTAACCTCATTTGATTATATTTACATAGTTATTTTGCACTTGCTTATTTAGATTTATTAAATCATTATTTAAACTAATCAAAGTTAGTCAAGTCGTGGTTGGGAAGATGAGTTAGCATCCTCATTGCTACCACTTGTTTTTCCCAATCTGTTTTGACTCACCTCTCATCACACTCTTTATTTTTGCTTGCCACACATCACACCACACCACACCACTCAACCCCTACATTAATACCTAGATAAAAATGGACCAATATGATACTAGGTATGTTGAAAAAGAAGACCAGTCAAAGACAAATATAGTGATTTTGTGTGTAGGCCTAGGAACCTTAAGGTGACATATATGGAAAATATGATAGGTTAGGAAACTGATAGCGACATTGTATGAAGATCTATAGAGGCGACCAGCTTACTTTACTAACATCCCATAATGGTGTTTATGCTAATAGTTATAAGGGATAATGACTAATaagttattatatttatataatgtAAAAGACAACCCAGTGTACAAGGCTTCTGTCAATGTTGATCCAGGAAGAAGGGTTAATGTATGCAGTCTTACATCTGCAAGCAACAAAGTTGTTTCTGCCATTGAAACCTTGGTGATCTAGGTCATAAAAGACTAACCGTATGATAGGGCTATGGCTCAACCTCCTAGCTTTCTGTAATGTGCTTGCTGTCGATCATCATGATATGTAAGGTAGGACTGTGCAGGGGACTTATAAATGGACAGAACAGATGACCATTTGTATCATTGTATGCTACTGGTCTCTACTCTACAAACCTAATTCACAGTTCTAATAATGTGATATAAAACACTAGCAAGAGGATGAGTCATGAAAGCTATCTCTTTGAGCCATGGAAACTGTGATAAAAATTGAAGTAATGGAAACTCTCTCTTTGTGGCAGGAATAAGGCTGCTTCTCGAGATCCCACATTGGTGGGGACCTCATGTACTAGACCATTAGCAAATGGCATGTAACCAACCATGCAGCTGTCAGTTTAGCAACTTATGGGTTGGTTAGATACATGGTGAATTCGTGCTTATCAAATGAATCAACTCTTTGGTTCCCGCTAACTGCATATTCTGCAGGCTCCAAGTATGCTACCTGATTGTGATTAAGTTTATTTCGGTATTTATCAGTGACTGTGAGGTTAATATACTGAATTTCATCCTGCATTCTTTCTAGTAATTTACATGAATTGTAGAATTCTCTTGTACACAGAATTGTTTATAATGTGTTGTACTAGCCAATTGAATATACCTGTTTTTGAACCTGAATGTGGATTCTCATCCCAAAGTGAATAGGTTAATTGGAAGGATGTTGTCCACTGGATGTGGCCGCTTTTCACGGAAGATTGGGGGAGATGGAGAAGTGAGTACTTAAAGCTGAGTCCTATTCCTTTTATGGTGAGTGATTTCTACAACATTATCCACTAAATTTGTCATTAGTTTAGTTATTCATTTAAGATAGGTCAGGAAGTTTAAGTTACCTTTCGAGAATTTCAGGATCCGGTGACGAATCTTCCGGTGTGGCATATGCATGCAGGTTCGCCAATATTACTGTAAGATTCTAATTGTTATTAAATTTACGATTCTATTTCTGCAGACTGCATTCTGATTAAAGAGGATATATTTTATGACTCTTGCCTTTTCTTGCTTAGAATTGAACAATGAGTTTTCAGTGTCAATATTTGTTTGTTTTAATTCTTAGTTTCTTGGAAGATTTATTTTGCACTTCTACAAATGGCAAAGAATGTAAGGTTCTTTATCATTTTTGTATTATGTCATGCTTGGAATTATTCCCCCAAAACTAAATATCAATTCTTTGAGACAAGAACAAATTATGTTGTTCACTTCATTTTGTGAGATTCTTTACACAGCCAAAAACTGACTTTTATTAATACATTTCATTAGCAACCACTTAAGAAAGTGATTTTAATATTGAAAAATGGGTATGACCTGCATGTTCTGCAAGGTGCATGTATTGCAtacaagaaaaaaggaaagagaataatgtattaagGAAACCAATTGAAGGTCCATGACTACTAGCTCTGTATTGAAGCTGGGACAATAAAAGATTAGGGACAGGTGAAGAAAAGTTCTAGTTGTGCTATTTGTATGACTTTCGAATCTAATTTTGATGAGAAGATatcaaaatggatttgatgattcgacTGACATATCTCTGTTATGAACTTCCCATGATTAACAAGGATTCGGAGTTTCCTTCAAATGAAACACGTAGATGATTTGTGAAGCCAAAGACAGGAAAGATTTAAGCTCCAATAAAGTCAACAGATTAGCAATCCAAGTAGTACTAAATTGTATTTTAATGGCACCTTTTTGGTTAATATAGATATTATCCTTGCTTTTTCTGAATCTGTACTGATCGAGCTGGCCTATCTTTGTTGGAGCTTTGCAGAATGTCCTTTGGCCATGACTAGTTTTTCTCGTCTGTTCTAAAAAAGATGAATGCAAGGGTATATTGAGCCTTTCCTCCCAAATCTTCCATAACTACATTTGACTTGCTACTTAGCAAATAGCTACACTTTCACTCTGTGCCATGTATATCCGGATTTTGGTTGTCACAGCATGGGCCTCCATGGTGTGCCTCTGTGATGTGTCCATCATGCTCCAGACAAGCACTAGCTTGTCGTGCATTGTTGTGCAAGTAAAATTGCATATACCAGCATAGCAATCCATGATTTAGACTTGAATATCTTGTTCTAAAATTGTACGCTTTAATGTCTTATGCTAAGCAGGTATGGATTCAGCAAGGAAATTGTGGAGTGCCCAGGTAATGAAAATTGCTTGGATGATAAATGATTCTTTTAAATCTGTGAGTTTTGCGAtacatttttaagttcattttatcACTCTAATAACCTGACAATTTTAGCGAGCACCTAGCTCATCTTTTATCTACCTGGACCTTACAATAAATGGGTAATGCAACATTGCATCCATACCAGGAGTGTCTCCCAGTTTGTAGTCCTCTGAGTCTCAACGTACGCGCCGGAAGAGGATCTAACTATTAATTTCCCAGTCAGCTTGTTATCAGCCTACTTGTCGGAGTATCCATTGAATGCTTTGAGAAATAGACCAAAGGGTTTAATCTTCTTTCCTGTGGTTTTATTATATTTCAACGACACTCTATTGTGTTGTCATTGTCTATTGTTTTTCTTCGTTCCTCCATTTGTGTGATAATTGTTGCTTAATATTTTCAAGTTGGACTGATGTAAGTATCATAACAGGTTACTGGCCACTAAATATTCATGTTTGCGGTTTTTGGTTTCTTCCTTTGGAGTGGCAATTTTCATGTAACAAATGTAGGGACATAATGTCTGCAAGTCCTAATGGCTCTATGACTGGAATGAGCGAACTGTGCACAATTCATGCTGATATACAGCAGTTCCTAATGAAAAGCTCTCATCCACAGTTACCACTATTCATTGGGCTAAGTTCTATTGGAAGGTAGCTTGTTTACCATGTGCTACAATTTGCTAAACCAACATTTCTGTGCCATAATATTATTGCTTGAGTTGAGTATGTGATGTCTATGTAATCTTTATATTGAGATTTGCTTGTTTGTTATATCCAAGTTCCTAGTAAATAGGATTTGTATTTAATGATAATGCCATTAGTCTATATTTAACAACACAATAGAAACAAAACCTGAAACTGTAATTTCATGATTCAGGTTCTGCATAATATTCAAGCATATTGTTAGTTAAGAATAAAAGGGAAACATAAGAGAAGGCAGTGCTTCTTTGTTTCCAAATTCACATTTTTCTATCAAGGTCATGGTCTCAGATGCTCTGGATCATCATATATCCCTTCTGACTTGGAACAGTGTCATTGCTTATTTTGTAATTTTAGTGTTGATTGAAAATGTTACTTGATATAATTCAGGGTGAAAATAATAAGTAATTTCTTTGTTCTATTTCCTTTCAGAATCTAAAATAAACTTACTGGTCAGCATGTTTAGCAAAAAAAGATTGACTATGCTTTTATAATCATGAAGCTGATATTTAATGCTTTTATTGGGCTATGTACTCAGTTTTTTTCAGATATCTTTATTGTCTTTCATTGACAGTCATATATTAGGATAAAGAAGGACATGGAAAGTCAGAATAGTAGAATAATTGCTGCTTTCTATTATTTTTCCAAACAGAGTACGGTAACATGAATGTTCTTCTTTCTACTTCAGAgtacatttctttttctttttttcatttcaGTGGTTCATCCAATTCAGCAATGTCTTTTGTAATATGCTAGAAAGCTTATCTTAAACGCCTTAATAGCCAGGGCTGATCAAGAACTGTGGTGTGACTTTGTTACTTGAAATGCATCGTGCTATTGCTAAACTATATTTTTTATCTGTGCAATTCATTGCGCAACTAACACTCCACTTTCTGTCTCTCTTTTAATCACTTGACGGATTTTGTTTATTCCACAGCATGGGCTTTCTTAAAAATCCCCATGCATTTCTTAGGGTGCTCAAAGCTGTTCTAGATGTCACAGAGCACAGATTTATCCTCTTCTCATCTGGATATGAACCATTAGACGCTGCCATACAATCAATTGCCTGTGAATCATCAAACAGAGCAAATCCGCCACCCAGCAATATACATGGCACTCTCCTATTCAGTGACCGGCTTTATTGCTTTTCTGGGTTTGTGAATCTCTGAAGACTGAAATATCCATACTTGTTCTTAATATTTTACTTCTATCTTAAGATTCATAAATGTTCTTTTGGCTTGAAATGACCAGTTCGATACCTTATAGCTGGCTCTTCTCTAAATGCGCAGTTGCAATTCATCATGGAGGCAGGTAAGGATTTGAATGTTGTATTTGATCTCTACATGAGTTTTCTTGGAACTATGTGCTTCACCTAGTATGATCTTCTTTTGCCAGTGGATCAACTGCTGCAGCACTACATGCTGGAATCCCTCAGGTTAAATTTGTATGAACATGTCTGAAAATTTTTGATCAACtttattttatcaaaattttgtGGCTTTTAGTAGGCATACCCCAAAATTGATTCATTTTTTAATTCTTCCTAGGCAGAAGCTCTATTTgagtataaaaaaaaatgaaggttTGACCGAACAATAAGTTTGTGCTGATCTATGTTGATTGGCAAGTATTGTTAGTTGGCTTGACATAATGTATGTCAGCATTACTGGTCATGAAGTTTAAAAGCATAAGCATGAccattaaagaaaataaaatttctaCTGTTTGATGTGATTTCCTTGGTTCAGTGGTTTTATGCTGAATTCTGAAATTTTGCTAATCTCGCTATGGTTATCTGTTATGCTTCTAGCATTTTAATTGGCGGAAGTCCAGACATCACAACATGATGGCCACAAGATTTCAGAAGGATTCTTGGtcttgttaatttttttttccttcttgattCGAGTCATGAGAAATATCAAAAGTTTAAGCACACTTATTGAATTTGAACTGTATTAACTGATGGATCATATAGCCATGCAGATTCTCTGTCCCTTCATACTGGATCAGTTCTATTGGGCAGAGAGGCTTCACTGGATAGGAGTTGCACCCGAGCCGCTACGAAGTTGGCATCTGTTTCCAGACAACGACGATGCTACAAGCATCAGCCAGGCTGCAGATTGCCTGGCAAGGGCCATAAAATTGTCATTATCTCCTGAGATAAAAGCACAAGCATCTAAAGTTGCTGATAGAATCTCCTCCGAGGTATGCAAACAACTAGAATGAAGTTGCAGAAGGCACACAATCAAGGTTTCTTTGAATTAGTTTCTATAAACAGTGTTTTTATGGTTTCAAGGATGGTTTGCAAGAGGCCCTGAAAGTTCTCAAGGAAAGGGTTCTTTGCCCTTGCTAGGTGTCGAATGACCTAAATCGGCTGCATCACTGCAAAAAATACCAGCAAAAGTATATGACATGAATGAATGTGCTAATGGCTTCGAGCTTTCAATCTTCGCAGCGGATGCTAGAAATACGTGCAACAGGTGTTTGTGGCTGGCTGTCTACCGATAACACACTATGCATCGAGGCGAAAAGCCTTACCTCCCTTGGCAGCAACCGTAAGGCCATTGTGTGTCAAATGCAGGTCTTGTTATGCTGGGAAATGTGATTGATACCGCATCATGGCAGTGCCTCGCCTTCACAAGAACTGCTGGTGTTTTTATTACGAAAACATGAAATTGaacatatttattatttattgatttCCCTCCTAAAGAACATGGCTTGTAGATGAGAAACGTGACTTCCCACGTTCTCATGCCATGACTGAGTGTGATGTGTTGGTGACTCCACGCATTTTCGTGTTACTTTAAATCTATTCGTACCTCTTTCCCTAATTGTTGGGGGGTATCAGTGTCATTATCTTGTTTCATAGCTACTGTCAAACAACTTCATGCCACTATCTTCCGCGACAGATTTCATTTGGATTTATGACGAGTTTATCTTCACAACATGCAAACCAACGCGTGGATGCATGCATCACAGCTTCGGATATTAATGGACTACGGCCGCCGACGCTCCGTTGACGTTGTTTCGATCTATAGAATAATCCCCTTCGATTTGACGACACTAACCTTTGAATCAGTTCGACAACACTCAGCTTTAATTCTCCCATAGCGGCCCATACGCAACCATAAGCCAGCCATCATTTCAATAAATTCGTGTCGATCATCTCACACAAGTTGTCCATGATCCAAAAGCTTTAATTCTCCCATAGCTCACTTCAACAATCCAAAAGCTTCAAGTCAATGGTCGGTTCGGTGTCCATGATAACAATCGGCATCCGCAAGTTGTAGTTgaagtttaaaaaaatatatataaatcttGTAAAATAATTGTAATGTCAAGATGATTTTTCTCAAAAAAGAATCtctcttttttaatttttgttaaaAGGAGTcctgtcttcttttttttttcaaatgatatccCTTAATTTGAATAATACTTAAGTCATTCAATAAAAGTTACAATAATACTTTTCTTATTGGTTCTGGAGACACCTTATGGATAGATCCTTAGGATGCATTGAGCccgttataataatttttaatagcTTTACAGTATTTTTATTCACGAAGATATTATAAGATTAGTAAAGatatcatattatattatttttttattatcgttGCTCATAGAccattataatatcatatttttaaactTATAGTTAGTTTGATTGAGGTTATAAGTCTATTTgagtcatttataatattttcaaatagGTGTTATAATATTTGATATCATATTATGTTTTTTGTTGTGGTAACCAAAAATATAGTGAACTATTTTTTTTATCTCTATTTAGGTGATGTTATTCTTAAATTTCTATAAATACATACCAAATAGTTTATTGTGTTTTGATCTCACTTCACTCACttataatattttctaatatcACTATAGTGTTATTATTGAGGTTCTaacaatattataaaattattttaaaaaattatcagtGATATTTTATTATCTCTTTTGTTACGGTTTGAAAATTGGTTTGACTGAGATTATAAGTCTATTtactttatagtatttttattatgatatttaaaacactataataacccaaaaaattaatatatgaaCCGATCAATAATGCCTTGAGACTGATGTAGAAGTGGGAAAGTTTGGGTCTCATCTAAATTAAGGATATCACTAGAAGTAAAATAGGACgtctttttgggaaaaaaaaattaaaaaaagatttttttatagGGAAATCACCCTTTTAGGTGTTCAATAATTAATTACTTAATTAATTAGACTTGAAGCATGGAAGATACTTTGGAGATATGCTGGTTTACGTCAGCATGATGATCAACGGGACACCGCATGCACTATAAATAGACGTTGCACCCCTCCCCACTCAGCATCGGAATCAACAAGAGCATCCATCTCCTCCGCCACCGATGGCTGTTGCGTGGCCACTTCCCATGCTTGGCTTCGTGCAAGCCTACCCTGAGATCCTTCTCTCCATCGCTTGCTTCCTCTTCCTGCTCCTGTTCCCTCTACGCCACTCGAGGATGCCGATCAACTGGCCGGTCTTCGGGATGCTCCCCGCCGTCGTCGTCCACTTCCACCACCTCCATGACTACCTCGCCGATCTCCTCCTACATGTTGGTTGCACCTGGTTGTTCCGTGGTCCGTGGTTCCTCGGCATGGACATGGTGCTGAGCTGCGACCCGGCCAACGTTAACCATATCCTCAGCGGCAACTTCTCCAACTATCGCAAAGGCGACGAGTTCAACGAGGTCTTCGACATCCTCGGTGACGGCCTGTTCAACGCCGACGCGGAGTCGTGGAGGATCCAGCGAAAGCTGGCGCACAACTATATCGGCGACCGTTCGTTCCGGTCCTTCGTCGCCACCGCCACGCGAGAGAAGACCGAAAAGGGTCTCTTGCCCGTTCTACTCCTCAAGTCCGAGAGAGAAGAAGTTGCGGAGCTGCAGGATCTGTTCATGAGGCTCTCGTTCGACGTGACCAGCCTTATGGTCTTCGGTGTCGACCCCGGATGTCTCTCCGCTAACTTGCCTGCGATACCTTTCGCTGTGGCCATCGATGACGCTTGGGAGGCGTTGCTGTTCCGCCATGCAGTGCCCAAGAGCTGGTGGAAGATACTGAAAAGGCTAAACGTTGGTACAGAGAAGAAGCTGGCGAAGGCTTGGGAAGTTATAGACCACTTCATATGCCAAGTGATATcggagaggagggaggagagaCGGGTGGCCAACATCAACGCAGTCCAGAAAGAAACCTCCACTCCTAGGACGAACGATCTTCTCACATCCTACATAGACAACGTGGTGGAGGAGATCCAGGGTAAATTTGAGCCGCACAAGTTCCTCCGCGACAACGTGCTAACCTTCATGATCGCTGGGAGAGATGGCTTCGCCATTTGCCTCTCCTGGTTCTTCTGGCTCCTCTCCAAGAACCCCACGGCGGAGGCCAAGATCCTGGAGGAGCTATCGTTGCACCGGTCGAGGGAGAAGGAGTCGATTGTGTTCGACGCCGAGGAGCTCGGCAGGATGGTGTACCTGCACGGAGCCGTGTGCGAGACGCTGCGGCTCTTCCCACCGGTCCCTTACGAGGAAAAGACCGCCGTCAACCCGGACGTACTACCGAGCGGCATGAAGGTCGAGCCAGGCGACAAGATCTTGTTCTCGGTGTACGCCATGGGAAGAATGGAGGAGATATGGGGGAAGGACTGCATGGAGTTTAATCCAGGGAGGTGGATAGCAGAGGACGGGAGGCCAAAGCACGTGCCAGCATACAAGTTCATGGCCTTCAACTCAGGACCCAGGATTTGTCCGGGGAGAGACATAGCCTTGACTCAGATAAAGACGGTGGCGGCTGCCGTGGTGTGGAACTTCCAGGTCGAGGTGCTCGACCGTCAGATGGTTGCGCCGAAGAACGCAGTTCTGCTTCGCATGCAGCACGGGATGATGGTCAAGCTCAGGAGAAGAGAACGCGGCTGTTGCGTCCAGTCGATCTAGCGGCTACGTCTGCATACTAGTACGTATCGAGTCCAAGGTTACATCCCATGCTGTAGTGCATGTGAACTAAGAACCCTAAATACGTATAACAAGCTTGCCGATCGTCTTCGGCGAGTACTGCCGTTTGCCGTCTGTCTGTGTCGTCATACTTTTGGGGTGAAAATATTATAGCTTTTTGAATGCACCGAATTaagtatttaataaaaataatcctACTCGATTTGCTCGCAAAATAAATATGCACCGAATTAAGTATTTAATGAAAAGTAATCCTACTTAAAAATACTTTATTTCGAGGAACTTAGTTGGCATCGGTTGCAGTGGGGGTGCTTCCATGCTTGCCAAGCTGGTGCAGCATTCCGTCGGTCCACATAACATAAATAGTACCACCGAAACCTGTCGTCAGGCAGACACATcgttaatataataacataaaaTTAAAGCCAGGCAAGAAATCTACATTGCAAGCATCTCAAAGTCAACGTACCAAAGATGGATAGGATAGAAACTTCTATTTTGACCATCTAATGTAATTACAAAGTTCGACTACTATTCCAACGATTCATGTCGATATAATAACATAAAATTGGTAGTAATAGATTAGAATGGGAAAGCCGATTCTATGTGGTTCTGATCATTTTACAGCGTGCCGTGAGGTCTATTTGCTACTACCTGATTCTGTCATATTCCACAGAGAAATCCTTGCTGCTACGTTGCGGCTGCAATGAATGACTAacatacatgcatgcatgcatgattcAAAAGCCAATTACCTGCTGCATCGAGGGAAACCCAACTCTGAGTTGAAACTCCATCTGCAGTCCGACATAAAACAACACCAAAATAAATGGTGTTGAGCTCAGAAACATGAGGAGGTATGGACAGATTCCTCCGTGGCTCCAATGAACAACAATACAGACAAGCTGTTCTTCCCAGGCATTGTAATTAAAAGAGAGAACAAGTGAGTGATGTTAGTGGTTGCATAAAGATCTGCAGAGTTATCATGCTCCGTGAATGGTAAAACACTCGGCATGATCATTTCCTTTGACCTCTTCTTTTTCCATGTCCTTAATTACTCTTTTTTATGACTCTCATTATACCTCTCTACATAAACCTGTGGCAACTCCAGCACATCTGCGACGTATATTTTACATAAACTAGGTCAAGTCCTCGATGCATGGAATAGATAGTCATTGGCATCTTTCCTTGAGCAATGAACACCACGCATAGCCACTGCTCTTTAGATGAATAAATTATACTTCTTGTATAGACTCTCAAACTTCCAGTACTCGAAACAAATTTAATTACCCAATAATAAGGATATCAACTCAAAAATTAGCTATTAGATACATATTATAAATGATGAAGATAGAATTCAAATCCAATACTTTGTGATAATTGCTGAAGTCTTTACCATTATtcttatgataataaaattttatatatatttcttttcacaTAGATAATTCACATTAGAGCAaaacaggaaaataataataatttattttaatataggtcagacataacatatatatatatatatatatactccaatAAAACAAAATCCAACCGGTCCGGCCAAGCCCGGTTCGGTTCATTAAGATTCGACTTGAGTCTTTCCCGAGACAACATCACTTGGGGGGACGGCCGAGCTTATTTTCAAGTCCCGCCCAATCGGACCCTGAGATTGTGAACCGTGCCACAAATTTTGTACACACAAACCCAGAGACCGGTCCGGTTTTTTTTCGATTACTTTGTTCACATCTCATTTCTTTGGTCCGTTTCCCAAAACGAACCCACTCCTCGCACCTCGGAAACCCCAAAGCTCTTAATCTAAACCCCATGGCAGCTTGCTGCTGCCATTCGACCCTCCTTCGTCACCTTCTTTTAACCCATGCAGTGACCCCAAGCGAAGCGAAAGGGGAAAGGCTGTGATCGAGATCAGTCTTACCGTTTCAGCATCCCAAAACATGGAAGAGGGGGTTTGCCCCTCCTCCCCTTTTACTTTATCACACTCCCCTAAGCCTTGCCTTGCCTCTGCTATCATCAAACCTCCCCTTCCCAAGGCGGAGATGGGTGGCATGCAGAGAACAGGGGGAATGACCCGACTGGCCTTTGGTTAGGGCTTGGGTTGGGTGGGCGGTGAAGAAGATGTTGCGGTGGTGGTTTGGTCATTTGGGATGCGATTGTGTGGGGATTAGGGTTTTGGGATTAGGGATTTGGGTAGGTTAAACGTGATGGGATGATAGCAATCCCAACCAGAGGTGTCAGTA comes from the Musa acuminata AAA Group cultivar baxijiao chromosome BXJ1-10, Cavendish_Baxijiao_AAA, whole genome shotgun sequence genome and includes:
- the LOC103969944 gene encoding noroxomaritidine synthase-like; the protein is MAVAWPLPMLGFVQAYPEILLSIACFLFLLLFPLRHSRMPINWPVFGMLPAVVVHFHHLHDYLADLLLHVGCTWLFRGPWFLGMDMVLSCDPANVNHILSGNFSNYRKGDEFNEVFDILGDGLFNADAESWRIQRKLAHNYIGDRSFRSFVATATREKTEKGLLPVLLLKSEREEVAELQDLFMRLSFDVTSLMVFGVDPGCLSANLPAIPFAVAIDDAWEALLFRHAVPKSWWKILKRLNVGTEKKLAKAWEVIDHFICQVISERREERRVANINAVQKETSTPRTNDLLTSYIDNVVEEIQGKFEPHKFLRDNVLTFMIAGRDGFAICLSWFFWLLSKNPTAEAKILEELSLHRSREKESIVFDAEELGRMVYLHGAVCETLRLFPPVPYEEKTAVNPDVLPSGMKVEPGDKILFSVYAMGRMEEIWGKDCMEFNPGRWIAEDGRPKHVPAYKFMAFNSGPRICPGRDIALTQIKTVAAAVVWNFQVEVLDRQMVAPKNAVLLRMQHGMMVKLRRRERGCCVQSI